The window AAAGCAGTGAAGTGCTTTACCCGCAGGCGCAGGACATGGTGATTCTGGCCAAGCAGGCTTTTGAGCAAGGTCACACCGTCGCAGTGGCAGACTCCAGTCCGGTCTATCTGCGTGATACTGTGGCGTGGAAAAAACTGCCAGGTCGTGAATAACGCCGAGTTGCGCAATATAAGTTAGTTACAGGCCATAAGCTAAGCTAAGTTACAGGCCATAAGTTAAGTTACAGACTATAAGTTAAGTCGCAAACCATAACTTGTTGACCTGACCGTAATTAACGTAACAGTCACTGACCTAAGTCTGATGACTCACTTTCGGGTCAGTTCACCACCTTCGGGCAGCCTTGCCGGTGAGTGAATATCAGGAGCCGCTGCATCAAGCGCCGTCATCGAATGTTGGGATACGGCGGCTTGGATAGGATGCATAATGCGGCTCTTTGGTCCAGAATGAAAGTGACCCCTATTCAACCGGAACTTCCTTCTTTAACCGGAGCGGACACAGTATGGTTTCAATTAACGGACTGCCACCCGCAAGGATTCCGGGTAGCAACCGGACATCCAAAGCGAAGAAGAAGCCGCAGGCAGAACAGGCTGGGTCTGAAGTCGCCGAGACCAGCAAAGTCGCCACGGCGGTGTCTAATTCTATCCGCAATATGAATCCGTCTGACTTTCAGCGTGCCCAGGTACAGTATGATCTGCCGGAAGGGCGATCGAGAAGGGCGTTAGAGGAGTATATGGATATCATGAATCACTCCAGAAAAGAGGAACTGGCTCAGTTACTCGGGGTCGATATCTATATCTGATTAATAGCCGTGACATCGAATCGCTTAGTATCTGTGTTTGAGCGAGTTATGTGTTAGGGAACGATGTCTGAGCGAACTATGTCTTAACGAACTATGTCTGAGCGAAAAGGGGACACATCATGAAATGTTTTCAGCTTCAGTCCGTCATTACCGTCCTGGCAGCTTTGTTGCTGTCAGCCTGCGCCACTTTACCTGCCCAACTTACTGCCAAGAGCGACAGTGTGATTAGCGATTATGCCCGCTGGAGTGAGATTGATCCGGCCAGTCAGGCCGAAGTTCGTCTCGGTGGCGTGATTGCCAGCGTCACCAATCTGGCTGATAAAACCCGGATTGAAATCGTTAATCTGCCGATTGATGATGTGGGTCGCCCGAGTCTGACCAGCGAGCCACAGGGGCGCTTTGTTGCGTATGTGAACGGCTTCCTTGATCCGATCACCTATGGCCAGGGACGTCTGATTACTCTGGTCGGTACCACTACATCGCCGGAGATGGGCAAGGTCGGTGAATTCGAGCAAATGCTGCCGGTGATGAATGCCAGCGGCTATTATCTGTGGAAAGTCACTGAGCGGGTAGTGATTGACGATATCGGTCCTTATCATTACCCGTGCCGCAATTTCTACTGTCGTCATTTTGATGATTTCCCCCGCGACGGCAGAGTTATCCAAGAAGTGAAATAATGCTGCGTTCAACCTCTTATTCGATAGCCGGTGGCCAGCTTGCTGCGCTGGAAACCGGTGACCCGCAAACGGCCGAATTTTCGGTCGTTTTTTTACATGGCTGGATGGACAATGCCGCCAGTTTTATCTCGGTAATGGCCGAGCTGCAGCAGCGCTGGCCAAGTGCGCATCTGTGTGCATTGGATCTGCCCGGGCATGGTTTATCCAGCCATAAGGCGGATAACCACTTTTATCCATTTCATCACTATATTGACGATATATACCAATTTTTGGCGCATTTTTCGGCAAACAGACGGATATTAGTGGGTCATTCACTTGGTGCATTAATCGCAAGTTGCTATAGTGCCGCCTTTCCTGACCAAGTGGTAGGATTAGTTCAGATTGAAGGGCTGGCCCCTTTGTCCGAAGCGCCCGAACTCAGTGTTGA is drawn from Vibrio sp. CDRSL-10 TSBA and contains these coding sequences:
- a CDS encoding Slp family lipoprotein, whose product is MKCFQLQSVITVLAALLLSACATLPAQLTAKSDSVISDYARWSEIDPASQAEVRLGGVIASVTNLADKTRIEIVNLPIDDVGRPSLTSEPQGRFVAYVNGFLDPITYGQGRLITLVGTTTSPEMGKVGEFEQMLPVMNASGYYLWKVTERVVIDDIGPYHYPCRNFYCRHFDDFPRDGRVIQEVK
- a CDS encoding chromosome partitioning protein ParA, translated to MVSINGLPPARIPGSNRTSKAKKKPQAEQAGSEVAETSKVATAVSNSIRNMNPSDFQRAQVQYDLPEGRSRRALEEYMDIMNHSRKEELAQLLGVDIYI